The Glycine soja cultivar W05 chromosome 8, ASM419377v2, whole genome shotgun sequence genome has a window encoding:
- the LOC114421477 gene encoding tobamovirus multiplication protein 1-like isoform X1, with translation MSGFRDARCFPRPILAVNLALALLHVVVAFLAFFQLLRIHMRNAQLGWTRQKVFHVLIGSSNLGYVIYLALTLVAACKGWTCWSHSCGFVFMAFPKVLFFAAFLLLLSFWVDLCHQADDDDDYEGSFCDNPLLEKTSNESNLASIDSHRKCFPFWFARVGNRQKIVILVTLLVFIIVVAFAVVIWIGLGKNPIDSEVAARIYLYLSAIGMLLLGGALACYGILLCLKMSRVRAEKPSSEMWKVAGLTIVSVLCFTSSSCVELLTDIPMQYNWHLRRLNDVYSSLLLILYYFVGSSIPSALVLWVMRELPPEEAASISEESSTIAFVADSSIAIHHPQRWTTATSMQNQTSRASPI, from the exons ATGTCGGGATTCAGAGACGCTCGCTGTTTTCCGCGTCCAATCCTCGCTGTGAATCTCGCCCTCGCTCTTCTCCACGTTGTCGTTGCGTTCCTCGCGTTCTTTCAG TTGCTGAGAATTCACATGAGGAATGCGCAGCTTGGTTGGACTCGTCAAAAA GTGTTCCATGTATTGATTGGCTCTTCTAATTTGG GTTACGTCATTTATTTGGCATTGACACTTGTTGCTGCCTGCAAGGGATGGACCTGTTGGTCGCATTCTTGTGGTTTTGTATTTATGG CTTTCCCCAAAGTACTTTTTTTTGCagcatttcttcttcttttatccttCTG GGTTGACCTTTGCCATCaggcagatgatgatgatgactatGAAGGAAGTTTTTGTGATAACCCTTTGCTGGAAAAGACTTCAAATGAATCAAATTTAGCAAGCATAGATAGCCATAGAAAgtgttttcctttttggtttGCTCGTGTTGGAAATCGGCAAAAGATTGtgattttg GTTACTTTGCTAGTTTTCATCATCGTGGTTGCTTTTGCTGTAGTAATCTGGATTGGGTTAGGAAAGAATCCCATTGATTCTGAAGTGGCAGCTCGG ATATATTTATATCTTTCTGCTATTGGAATGCTTTTGTTGGGAGGAGCATTAGCATGTTATG GAATTCTATTATGCTTGAAAATGAGCAGAGTGAGAGCCGAGAAACCTTCATCTGAAATGTGGAAG GTTGCAGGTTTAACTATTGTCTCTGTACTATGCTTCACATCAAGTTCCTGTGTAGAACTTTTAACCGATATCCCT ATGCAGTATAACTGGCATCTGCGGCGTCTGAATGATGTTTACTCCTCGCTTTTActcattttgtattattttgtgG GTTCATCAATACCTTCAGCATTGGTACTGTGGGTAATGAGAGAATTACCACCTGAAGAAGCTGCTAGCATATCTGAAGAATCAAGTACAATAGCTTTTGTTGCTGATAGTTCAATTGCAATCCATCATCCTCAACGCTGGACTACAGCAACAAGCATGCAGAATCAG ACATCAAGAGCGAGTCCTATATGA
- the LOC114421477 gene encoding tobamovirus multiplication protein 1-like isoform X2, whose protein sequence is MSGFRDARCFPRPILAVNLALALLHVVVAFLAFFQLLRIHMRNAQLGWTRQKVFHVLIGSSNLGYVIYLALTLVAACKGWTCWSHSCGFVFMAFPKVLFFAAFLLLLSFWVDLCHQADDDDDYEGSFCDNPLLEKTSNESNLASIDSHRKCFPFWFARVGNRQKIVILVTLLVFIIVVAFAVVIWIGLGKNPIDSEVAARIYLYLSAIGMLLLGGALACYGILLCLKMSRVRAEKPSSEMWKVAGLTIVSVLCFTSSSCVELLTDIPMQYNWHLRRLNDVYSSLLLILYYFVGSSIPSALVLWVMRELPPEEAASISEESSTIAFVADSSIAIHHPQRWTTATSMQNQAAL, encoded by the exons ATGTCGGGATTCAGAGACGCTCGCTGTTTTCCGCGTCCAATCCTCGCTGTGAATCTCGCCCTCGCTCTTCTCCACGTTGTCGTTGCGTTCCTCGCGTTCTTTCAG TTGCTGAGAATTCACATGAGGAATGCGCAGCTTGGTTGGACTCGTCAAAAA GTGTTCCATGTATTGATTGGCTCTTCTAATTTGG GTTACGTCATTTATTTGGCATTGACACTTGTTGCTGCCTGCAAGGGATGGACCTGTTGGTCGCATTCTTGTGGTTTTGTATTTATGG CTTTCCCCAAAGTACTTTTTTTTGCagcatttcttcttcttttatccttCTG GGTTGACCTTTGCCATCaggcagatgatgatgatgactatGAAGGAAGTTTTTGTGATAACCCTTTGCTGGAAAAGACTTCAAATGAATCAAATTTAGCAAGCATAGATAGCCATAGAAAgtgttttcctttttggtttGCTCGTGTTGGAAATCGGCAAAAGATTGtgattttg GTTACTTTGCTAGTTTTCATCATCGTGGTTGCTTTTGCTGTAGTAATCTGGATTGGGTTAGGAAAGAATCCCATTGATTCTGAAGTGGCAGCTCGG ATATATTTATATCTTTCTGCTATTGGAATGCTTTTGTTGGGAGGAGCATTAGCATGTTATG GAATTCTATTATGCTTGAAAATGAGCAGAGTGAGAGCCGAGAAACCTTCATCTGAAATGTGGAAG GTTGCAGGTTTAACTATTGTCTCTGTACTATGCTTCACATCAAGTTCCTGTGTAGAACTTTTAACCGATATCCCT ATGCAGTATAACTGGCATCTGCGGCGTCTGAATGATGTTTACTCCTCGCTTTTActcattttgtattattttgtgG GTTCATCAATACCTTCAGCATTGGTACTGTGGGTAATGAGAGAATTACCACCTGAAGAAGCTGCTAGCATATCTGAAGAATCAAGTACAATAGCTTTTGTTGCTGATAGTTCAATTGCAATCCATCATCCTCAACGCTGGACTACAGCAACAAGCATGCAGAATCAG GCAGCACTTTAA
- the LOC114421477 gene encoding tobamovirus multiplication protein 1-like isoform X3 — MRNAQLGWTRQKVFHVLIGSSNLGYVIYLALTLVAACKGWTCWSHSCGFVFMAFPKVLFFAAFLLLLSFWVDLCHQADDDDDYEGSFCDNPLLEKTSNESNLASIDSHRKCFPFWFARVGNRQKIVILVTLLVFIIVVAFAVVIWIGLGKNPIDSEVAARIYLYLSAIGMLLLGGALACYGILLCLKMSRVRAEKPSSEMWKVAGLTIVSVLCFTSSSCVELLTDIPMQYNWHLRRLNDVYSSLLLILYYFVGSSIPSALVLWVMRELPPEEAASISEESSTIAFVADSSIAIHHPQRWTTATSMQNQTSRASPI; from the exons ATGAGGAATGCGCAGCTTGGTTGGACTCGTCAAAAA GTGTTCCATGTATTGATTGGCTCTTCTAATTTGG GTTACGTCATTTATTTGGCATTGACACTTGTTGCTGCCTGCAAGGGATGGACCTGTTGGTCGCATTCTTGTGGTTTTGTATTTATGG CTTTCCCCAAAGTACTTTTTTTTGCagcatttcttcttcttttatccttCTG GGTTGACCTTTGCCATCaggcagatgatgatgatgactatGAAGGAAGTTTTTGTGATAACCCTTTGCTGGAAAAGACTTCAAATGAATCAAATTTAGCAAGCATAGATAGCCATAGAAAgtgttttcctttttggtttGCTCGTGTTGGAAATCGGCAAAAGATTGtgattttg GTTACTTTGCTAGTTTTCATCATCGTGGTTGCTTTTGCTGTAGTAATCTGGATTGGGTTAGGAAAGAATCCCATTGATTCTGAAGTGGCAGCTCGG ATATATTTATATCTTTCTGCTATTGGAATGCTTTTGTTGGGAGGAGCATTAGCATGTTATG GAATTCTATTATGCTTGAAAATGAGCAGAGTGAGAGCCGAGAAACCTTCATCTGAAATGTGGAAG GTTGCAGGTTTAACTATTGTCTCTGTACTATGCTTCACATCAAGTTCCTGTGTAGAACTTTTAACCGATATCCCT ATGCAGTATAACTGGCATCTGCGGCGTCTGAATGATGTTTACTCCTCGCTTTTActcattttgtattattttgtgG GTTCATCAATACCTTCAGCATTGGTACTGTGGGTAATGAGAGAATTACCACCTGAAGAAGCTGCTAGCATATCTGAAGAATCAAGTACAATAGCTTTTGTTGCTGATAGTTCAATTGCAATCCATCATCCTCAACGCTGGACTACAGCAACAAGCATGCAGAATCAG ACATCAAGAGCGAGTCCTATATGA
- the LOC114421478 gene encoding transcription factor bHLH144-like, whose product MQTREYFLPDKMGLPLADETIDPHMHAPLASTFDAYLPPGVRQITPIERFKLLPSEACPKNFVIFDQTDQQSRIMFHPAMTYKFDSPSLHAHATGSQDFEKNKVNQMERELSSAFEEDPNDIDALLSIGADELEDFDEEEVSTARTREKYESLSDTCSSYCSKSRKKRSSSSSSVQKSSGAGGYCHNEGKHQEIKRMVRMLRKIVPDGGNQMDSVAVLNEAVKYLKSLKVEVEQFRVEP is encoded by the coding sequence ATGCAAACTCGGGAATATTTTCTCCCAGATAAGATGGGACTTCCTTTGGCTGATGAGACCATTGATCCTCATATGCATGCTCCACTTGCTTCTACCTTTGATGCATATTTACCTCCAGGTGTGAGGCAGATAACACCCATTGAAAGATTTAAATTGCTACCCTCTGAGGCTTGCCCCAAGAACTTTGTCATCTTTGATCAAACAGATCAACAAAGCAGGATCATGTTCCATCCTGCAATGACCTACAAATTTGACAGTCCTAGCTTACATGCTCATGCTACTGGTTCTCAAGATTTTGAGAAGAACAAAGTCAATCAAATGGAAAGAGAATTGTCATCTGCTTTTGAAGAAGATCCTAATGACATTGATGCATTGTTGAGCATAGGAGCGGATGAACTAGAAGACTTTGACGAGGAAGAAGTCAGCACAGCAAGGACTCgtgaaaaatatgaaagttTATCCGATACTTGCTCCAGTTATTGCTCAAAATCAAGGAAGAAGaggtcatcatcatcatcttctgtaCAGAAGTCTTCTGGGGCTGGGGGTTACTGCCACAATGAAGGGAAGCACCAGGAGATAAAGAGGATGGTGAGGATGTTGAGAAAGATTGTGCCTGATGGAGGTAATCAAATGGATTCTGTTGCTGTTTTAAATGAAGCTGTTAAATACCTCAAGTCTCTCAAAGTTGAGGTTGAACAATTCAGGGTTGAACCATGA
- the LOC114420861 gene encoding agamous-like MADS-box protein AGL23 — protein sequence MEGGNTKRKQKREIKKIEDKKDLQKTLAKRKCGIYKKASELTTICGAKVDMLMFTSSGKWLSYGEPSHQANIRSSDEENDPTKDDINEPVEDHAKSKIDELCEKNKALIHQLHYEEERENKLVEIMKTRNTHGWWEAKIQDLNCEQAKELEASFVELKKKLENELSVKQGDNGKSSHVDEVNLCPTHTKGSNLSEVVFGANNDARGISTSESIFPDISFSPINEGGVFTFYPYGERREDLFDIVYPPTNQARGHNLFVNDANASSNHTHVASSSKNSQENIPHLPNAI from the exons ATGGAAGGGGGAAACACCAAGAGAAAACAAAAGCGAGAGATCAAGAAAATTGAGGATAAAAAAGATCTTCAAAAAACTCTagcaaagagaaaatgtggcaTTTACAAGAAAGCTAGTGAGTTAACAACTATCTGTGGGGCAAAAGTTGATATGCTTATGTTTACTTCATCTGGAAAATGGTTGAGTTATGGGGAACCTTCTCACCAGGCAAATATCAGGTCTAGCGATGAAGAAAATGACCCTACAAAAGATGATATTAATGAGCCTGTGGAGGATCACGCCAAATCAAAGATTGATGAACTCTGTGAAAAAAATAAGGCACTTATACATCAATTGCACTATGAGGAAGAACGAGAGAATAAACTTGTTGAAATTATGAAGACAAGAAATACACATGGTTGGTGGGAGGCCAAAATTCAAGATCTTAATTGTGAACAAGCTAAGGAATTGGAGGCATCTTTTGTGGAACTCAAAAAGAAATTGGAAAATGAGCTTTCAGTCAAGCAAGGAGACAATGGAAAATCATCTCATG TGGATGAAGTCAATTTATGTCCTACTCACACAAAAGGGAGTAACCTTTCTGAAGTTGTTTTTGGTGCCAACAACGATGCTCGTGGAATTAGTACAAGTGAAAGTATTTTTCCAGATATTTCCTTTAGTCCTATAAATGAAGGGGGTGTTTTCACATTTTATCCATATGGTGAACGTAGGGAAGATCTATTTGATATTGTTTATCCTCCCACAAATCAAGCTCGTGGACACAATTTGTTTGTTAATGATGCAAATGCAAGTAGCAACCATACTCATGTCGCCTCATCTTCAAAAAATTCTCAAGAAAATATTCCACATCTACCTAATGCAATATAA